A single genomic interval of uncultured Desulfobulbus sp. harbors:
- a CDS encoding antibiotic biosynthesis monooxygenase family protein — protein MIVRVIMTRKVARHGKGLDVTLLPVLSELLMELRSIANQQSGYISGETLRNVHEPEEYVVISTWRSIEDWQRWFANEKRAELEGKVDALIGSPTTYKIYSYY, from the coding sequence ATGATCGTTCGGGTTATAATGACGCGCAAGGTGGCCAGACACGGCAAAGGACTTGATGTGACCCTGTTGCCGGTTCTGTCCGAATTACTGATGGAGCTTCGCTCCATTGCCAATCAGCAGTCCGGATATATTTCCGGAGAAACCCTGCGCAATGTCCATGAGCCGGAAGAGTACGTGGTCATCAGTACCTGGCGTTCCATTGAAGATTGGCAACGCTGGTTTGCCAATGAAAAGCGAGCCGAACTCGAAGGGAAGGTCGATGCACTGATCGGCTCGCCGACCACCTATAAGATCTACAGTTATTACTGA
- a CDS encoding fumarate reductase/succinate dehydrogenase flavoprotein subunit, protein MQLDAKIPEGPIAEKWDKCRFSNKLVNPANKRKYEVIIVGTGLAGASAAATLGELGYNVKSFCIQDSPRRAHSIAAQGGINAAKNYQGDGDSIFRLFYDTVKGGDFRAREANVYRLAQVSNNIIDQCVAQGVPFAREYGGTMANRSFGGAQVSRTFYARGQTGQQLLLGAYSAMMRQVSTGKVKMYTRREMMDVVTVDGVAKGIVVRNLVTGEIEKYSAHAVVLCTGGYGNVYFLSTNAMASNVTAAWRAYKKGAGFGNPCYVQIHPTCIPVHGDFQSKLTLMSESLRNDGRVWVPKKKGDKRHANDIPEDERDYYLERKYPSFGNLVPRDVASRNAKLACDEGHGIGETGLGVYLDFADAIKRDGLDVVLRKYGNLFHMYQKIADTDPTKEPMQIYPAIHYTMGGLWVDYHLMTTVPGLYACGEANFSDHGANRLGASALMQGLADGYFVLPYTIGNYLATVAPVPTTTDLPAFEEAANGVRENVAKLLKNTKSGKGGQTVDHFHKELGKIMWDYCGMGRNKEGLEYALKRIPEIRADFWENVVVPGSGQELNQSLERAGRVADFLEFGELMVRDALHREESCGGHFREESQTEENEAKRDDANFSYVAVWEYKGPGTAPELHKEPLTFEYVTPSQRSYK, encoded by the coding sequence ATGCAGCTTGACGCAAAGATACCTGAAGGACCGATAGCAGAAAAATGGGACAAATGCCGTTTTTCCAATAAACTCGTTAACCCCGCCAACAAACGTAAATACGAAGTCATCATCGTCGGCACCGGCCTGGCTGGCGCCTCCGCAGCCGCCACCCTGGGCGAGCTGGGCTACAATGTTAAATCGTTCTGCATCCAGGACAGCCCCCGTCGCGCCCACTCCATCGCCGCACAGGGTGGTATCAATGCCGCTAAAAACTATCAGGGCGATGGCGACTCCATCTTCCGCCTGTTCTACGACACCGTCAAAGGTGGCGACTTCCGCGCCCGTGAGGCCAATGTCTATCGTCTGGCTCAGGTCTCCAACAACATCATCGACCAGTGTGTCGCCCAAGGCGTCCCCTTTGCCCGTGAATACGGCGGAACCATGGCCAACCGCTCCTTCGGCGGTGCCCAGGTAAGCCGTACATTTTATGCTCGTGGCCAGACGGGACAGCAGCTGCTGCTCGGCGCCTACTCCGCGATGATGCGCCAGGTATCAACCGGTAAGGTCAAAATGTACACCCGTCGCGAAATGATGGATGTCGTGACCGTTGATGGCGTGGCCAAAGGTATCGTTGTCCGTAACCTCGTCACCGGCGAAATCGAGAAATACTCCGCCCATGCGGTTGTGCTCTGCACCGGTGGCTACGGTAACGTCTACTTCCTTTCCACCAACGCCATGGCCTCCAACGTCACCGCCGCCTGGCGCGCGTACAAGAAGGGTGCTGGTTTCGGTAACCCCTGCTATGTCCAGATCCACCCGACCTGTATCCCGGTGCATGGCGACTTCCAATCCAAGCTGACCCTGATGTCCGAGTCACTGCGTAACGATGGTCGCGTCTGGGTACCCAAGAAGAAAGGCGACAAACGGCACGCCAATGACATTCCTGAGGATGAGCGCGATTACTACCTCGAGCGTAAATACCCCTCATTCGGCAACCTGGTTCCCCGTGACGTTGCATCCCGTAACGCCAAGCTGGCCTGTGATGAGGGCCACGGTATCGGCGAAACCGGTCTCGGCGTCTACCTCGACTTTGCCGATGCGATCAAACGCGACGGACTCGACGTGGTTCTGCGTAAATACGGTAACCTCTTCCATATGTACCAGAAGATTGCCGATACCGATCCGACCAAAGAGCCGATGCAGATCTACCCGGCCATCCACTACACCATGGGCGGCCTCTGGGTTGACTATCACCTCATGACCACCGTTCCCGGCCTCTATGCCTGCGGTGAGGCAAACTTCTCCGACCACGGCGCCAACCGCCTCGGTGCTTCAGCACTGATGCAGGGTCTGGCTGACGGTTACTTCGTTCTGCCCTACACCATCGGGAACTACCTGGCCACCGTTGCCCCGGTCCCCACGACCACCGACCTTCCTGCGTTCGAGGAAGCTGCCAACGGCGTTCGTGAGAATGTTGCCAAACTGCTCAAGAACACCAAGAGCGGCAAAGGCGGCCAGACCGTTGATCATTTCCACAAAGAGCTGGGGAAGATCATGTGGGATTACTGTGGTATGGGCCGGAACAAGGAAGGTCTGGAATACGCCCTCAAAAGAATCCCTGAGATCCGTGCCGACTTCTGGGAGAACGTTGTCGTGCCTGGCTCTGGACAGGAACTGAACCAGTCGCTTGAGCGTGCCGGTCGTGTTGCCGACTTCCTCGAGTTCGGTGAGCTCATGGTACGCGACGCTCTCCATCGCGAAGAGTCCTGTGGTGGTCACTTCCGCGAAGAGAGCCAGACAGAGGAAAATGAAGCCAAACGTGACGATGCAAACTTCAGCTATGTAGCCGTTTGGGAGTACAAAGGTCCGGGAACCGCTCCAGAATTGCACAAGGAGCCGCTGACCTTCGAGTACGTTACTCCTTCACAGCGTAGCTACAAGTAA
- a CDS encoding universal stress protein: protein MVPRPEINTILYATDLGEQTRPVFRMAVSQARRYDARILMMHVVPPLGSSALSIVDSYLSREDAEKLHQDGMKNLLATMKARIERFKEEEIEAYNINRVPVTEIIVVSGSYPSHEILRVAEEHKVDMIVMGKSTHSFFNADVMGTTARRVTRFSRIPVLLVPNNPL, encoded by the coding sequence ATGGTTCCTCGTCCAGAAATCAATACCATTCTCTACGCCACCGATCTCGGCGAACAGACCCGTCCTGTTTTTCGCATGGCCGTCAGCCAGGCTCGCCGTTACGATGCCCGTATTCTCATGATGCATGTGGTACCTCCCTTGGGCAGCAGTGCCCTCTCCATCGTCGATTCGTACCTTTCCCGCGAGGATGCGGAAAAACTGCACCAGGATGGCATGAAAAACCTTTTGGCAACGATGAAGGCACGTATCGAGCGGTTTAAAGAGGAGGAAATCGAGGCCTACAACATTAACCGTGTCCCTGTGACCGAGATTATTGTCGTCAGCGGTAGCTACCCCAGCCATGAAATTCTTCGTGTCGCTGAGGAGCACAAGGTCGATATGATTGTCATGGGCAAGTCAACCCACAGTTTTTTCAATGCCGACGTCATGGGCACCACTGCCCGGAGGGTGACCAGGTTCAGCCGTATTCCGGTGTTGCTTGTTCCCAACAATCCCCTATGA
- a CDS encoding succinate dehydrogenase/fumarate reductase iron-sulfur subunit produces MKIWRQNGPLAKGAFEEHALKDISTDSSFLEMIDVLNEWLTVKGLEPIAFDHDCREGICGMCGAVVNGTAHGPDKETTLCQLHMRRFKDGDTIVIEPFRSQGFPIVKDLIVDRGALDRIIAAGGFVSVNTGSPQDGNTILIPQHVAEQAMDAAACIGCGACAAACPNGTPMLFLSAKVSQLALLPQGQLEAKKRAINMVMQMDAEGFGNCSNERECENVCPKGITIRNIARLNREYLKASFSIDH; encoded by the coding sequence GTGAAAATTTGGCGACAGAATGGTCCTCTGGCTAAAGGCGCTTTTGAGGAGCATGCTCTCAAAGACATCAGCACCGACAGCTCCTTTCTGGAGATGATCGACGTGCTGAACGAATGGTTAACTGTCAAAGGCTTGGAGCCCATCGCCTTTGATCATGACTGCCGCGAGGGTATCTGCGGTATGTGCGGTGCGGTTGTCAACGGTACCGCCCACGGTCCGGACAAGGAAACCACTTTGTGCCAGCTGCACATGCGCCGGTTCAAAGATGGCGACACCATCGTCATCGAGCCGTTCCGCTCCCAGGGCTTCCCGATCGTCAAAGATCTGATCGTTGATCGCGGCGCCCTGGACCGCATCATCGCTGCCGGCGGTTTCGTCTCGGTCAACACCGGATCCCCGCAAGATGGCAACACCATCCTTATCCCGCAGCATGTCGCCGAGCAGGCCATGGATGCAGCCGCCTGCATCGGTTGCGGTGCCTGTGCCGCCGCCTGCCCCAACGGTACCCCGATGCTGTTTCTTTCCGCCAAGGTTTCTCAGCTTGCCCTGCTTCCCCAGGGTCAACTTGAAGCCAAAAAACGGGCCATCAACATGGTTATGCAGATGGATGCTGAAGGTTTCGGTAACTGCTCCAACGAGCGTGAATGCGAAAACGTCTGCCCCAAAGGCATCACCATTCGCAACATCGCCCGCCTCAACCGCGAATACCTCAAGGCTTCGTTCAGCATCGATCATTGA
- a CDS encoding OadG family protein, which produces MIAEGMKLTLLGVGVVYLFLSLLVVVIKVASRVLKPLTDKEEAAYHALPVKKTVSRRAEEEMQRVMAVINAAITAHQERKAAAALFQERTQSIAATSASLPGGSMQLTESQKYREPRRRPYRAGELFLRDRSTLAGYLYHR; this is translated from the coding sequence ATGATCGCTGAAGGAATGAAGCTGACCCTGCTCGGGGTCGGCGTTGTGTACCTGTTTTTGAGTTTGCTGGTCGTGGTGATCAAGGTGGCCTCTAGGGTGCTCAAGCCACTCACGGATAAGGAAGAGGCGGCTTACCATGCCCTACCTGTCAAAAAAACTGTAAGTCGCCGCGCGGAAGAAGAGATGCAGCGTGTCATGGCGGTGATCAATGCCGCTATAACTGCTCATCAAGAGCGCAAGGCGGCTGCCGCGCTTTTTCAGGAAAGAACACAGTCCATTGCCGCAACGAGTGCTTCCTTACCAGGGGGAAGCATGCAGTTGACGGAGTCGCAGAAATATCGTGAACCGCGCCGGCGGCCCTATCGTGCCGGGGAACTGTTCCTTCGGGACCGCTCGACCCTGGCCGGTTACCTCTATCACCGCTAA
- a CDS encoding TRAP transporter large permease subunit, translating into MTTVALFGLLLICMLLGMPIAFALGLSSITTILFFSNDSLASIALKLFEALSSHYTLLAIPFFILSSAFLSTGGVAKRIIRFALSIVGHIRGGMAMASVLACMIFAAVSGSSPATVAAIGSIVIAGMVRAGYPESFAAGVITNAGTLGILIPPSIVMLVYAAATEVSAARMFMAGFVPGLLMGGILMVAIYIVARIKNIPALPWAGFKEVLSSGGSALGGLMLIIIVLGSIYGGIASPTEAAAVSALYAFGVAIFGYRDIGPMKHIPYRKPGEGLGAAIGRNMVQSVIAIPKCVTDKEVNKVLIDASKVSIMLLFIIANAMLFAHVLTTERIPHHLAEMILGMGLEAWSFLIVVNLLLLAAGNFMEPSAILLIMAPILFPIAMKLGIDPIHLGIVMVVNMEIGMLTPPVGLNLFVTAGITGQSIGWVIRASFPWLLLLLLFLALVTYIPQISLCLPEFIDQLHGYN; encoded by the coding sequence ATGACCACTGTAGCGCTCTTTGGCCTGTTGTTGATCTGTATGCTCTTGGGGATGCCCATTGCCTTTGCCCTTGGTCTTTCCAGCATTACGACCATCCTCTTCTTTTCCAACGATTCGCTGGCTTCCATTGCCCTTAAACTCTTTGAAGCCCTGTCATCGCATTACACCCTGCTGGCTATTCCGTTTTTTATTTTGTCCTCCGCCTTTCTTTCCACCGGCGGAGTGGCCAAGCGGATCATTCGTTTTGCCTTGAGCATTGTCGGACACATCCGTGGCGGCATGGCCATGGCCTCGGTGCTCGCCTGCATGATCTTTGCCGCGGTTTCCGGTTCCTCGCCCGCCACCGTTGCAGCCATCGGATCCATCGTCATTGCCGGCATGGTCCGTGCCGGCTATCCGGAGAGCTTTGCTGCCGGTGTCATCACCAATGCGGGGACCCTGGGCATTCTTATCCCGCCGTCGATCGTCATGCTTGTCTATGCGGCGGCCACGGAGGTATCCGCTGCCCGTATGTTCATGGCGGGCTTTGTTCCGGGCCTACTCATGGGCGGCATCTTGATGGTTGCGATCTACATCGTTGCCCGGATCAAAAATATTCCCGCATTGCCCTGGGCCGGATTTAAGGAGGTTCTCTCCTCCGGTGGTTCCGCCCTGGGCGGCCTGATGCTGATCATCATTGTCCTGGGGTCTATCTACGGCGGTATTGCCAGCCCCACCGAGGCGGCTGCGGTTTCCGCGCTGTACGCCTTTGGCGTGGCCATTTTCGGCTATCGCGATATCGGCCCGATGAAACATATTCCCTACCGCAAGCCAGGTGAAGGCCTCGGCGCTGCCATTGGCCGCAACATGGTCCAATCGGTCATTGCGATTCCCAAGTGCGTCACGGACAAAGAGGTGAACAAGGTGCTGATCGACGCCTCCAAGGTGAGTATCATGCTCCTGTTCATCATTGCCAATGCCATGCTCTTTGCACATGTGCTCACCACCGAGCGCATTCCCCATCATCTGGCGGAGATGATTCTCGGCATGGGACTGGAAGCCTGGTCGTTTTTGATCGTGGTCAACCTGCTGCTTTTGGCTGCCGGTAACTTCATGGAGCCCTCGGCCATCCTCCTGATCATGGCCCCGATCCTTTTTCCCATTGCGATGAAACTGGGCATCGACCCGATCCATCTTGGTATCGTCATGGTGGTGAACATGGAAATCGGCATGCTGACCCCGCCGGTCGGCCTCAACCTGTTTGTTACTGCCGGAATTACCGGACAGAGTATCGGCTGGGTCATCCGCGCCTCCTTTCCCTGGCTGTTGCTCCTTCTCCTCTTTCTTGCACTTGTTACCTACATTCCGCAGATTTCACTCTGTCTGCCTGAGTTTATCGATCAACTTCACGGGTATAATTAA
- a CDS encoding succinate dehydrogenase cytochrome b subunit yields the protein MSWFIQTCRSSLGKKYIMAFTGFMLGSFLLVHTIGNSTIFWGRSAFNAYAHHLHSLGPFVPIFEIGLYTIFFLHVITGIILFLQNRKARGGKYAVETSAGGRTIGSKTMPYTGVAIFIFILIHLANFHFVEKTEVKTISDFVTEVLNNPFFTLIYGAGICLLFLHVSHGFWSLLQTFGISHPKYDYPLRVITWALAGIMGGVFLLITFLMVISRNQLL from the coding sequence ATGTCGTGGTTCATTCAAACTTGTCGTTCATCGTTGGGCAAAAAGTACATCATGGCTTTTACTGGGTTTATGTTGGGCTCGTTCCTCCTCGTGCACACCATAGGCAACAGTACAATTTTCTGGGGGAGAAGCGCATTTAATGCCTATGCGCATCATCTTCATTCCTTAGGCCCGTTTGTGCCTATCTTTGAAATCGGCCTGTACACCATTTTCTTTCTGCATGTCATCACTGGTATCATCTTGTTCTTGCAGAACCGTAAGGCCCGCGGCGGCAAGTACGCTGTTGAGACCTCAGCCGGCGGCCGTACCATCGGCTCCAAAACCATGCCGTACACCGGCGTTGCCATCTTCATCTTCATTCTGATCCACCTCGCAAACTTCCATTTTGTCGAGAAAACCGAAGTAAAAACAATTTCTGACTTTGTTACCGAAGTACTGAACAACCCATTCTTCACCCTGATCTACGGAGCCGGCATTTGTCTGCTGTTCCTCCACGTCAGCCATGGATTCTGGTCTCTGCTTCAGACCTTCGGCATCAGCCATCCCAAATATGATTATCCGTTGCGTGTGATCACCTGGGCACTTGCGGGCATCATGGGCGGCGTCTTTTTGTTGATCACCTTCTTGATGGTCATCTCCCGAAATCAATTGCTTTAA
- a CDS encoding sodium ion-translocating decarboxylase subunit beta, producing MKKYCLVWTLVLPTLLLINPFAGTPTALAAEPGLHTVPGMWEMLSQFWQSTGIIQFVLPENGQWTDGVGRLIMIAVGVLLLYLAIAREFEPLLLLPIGFGSILSNIPLAGMNDPGGLLYFIYTIGIKSGAFPLIIFMGIGTLTDFGPMLANPKTALLGAAAQFGIFTTLIGALLLSEYVPGIDFNLLDAASIGIIGGADGPTAIFLSSQLSPRLLGSIAVAAYSYMALVPIIQPPIMRLLTTTGERRIRMSQMRYVGKVEKIVFPLIVLALSIFLLPSAAPLIGMFMFGNLMRECGVVDRLSKTAQNALLNIVTIFLGLGVGAQMTAEKFLNASTLGILFLGVIAFSIGTASGVLMAKLMNLLPGTKINPLIGSAGVSAVPMAARVSHRLGMEADPENMLLMHAMGPNVAGVIGSAVAAGVLLTLKNFAG from the coding sequence ATGAAGAAATATTGTCTTGTCTGGACCCTTGTTCTGCCCACGCTCCTGCTGATAAACCCGTTTGCAGGTACCCCGACTGCGCTGGCAGCCGAGCCAGGCCTGCACACCGTACCGGGTATGTGGGAAATGTTGAGCCAATTCTGGCAATCAACCGGCATTATCCAGTTTGTCCTGCCGGAGAACGGTCAGTGGACCGATGGGGTTGGCCGGTTGATCATGATAGCCGTCGGGGTGTTATTGCTCTACCTGGCCATTGCCCGTGAATTTGAACCACTGTTGCTCCTCCCCATCGGATTCGGCTCAATTCTTTCCAATATTCCGTTGGCCGGCATGAATGACCCCGGCGGCCTTCTTTACTTTATTTATACCATCGGTATCAAGTCAGGCGCTTTTCCGTTGATCATCTTCATGGGCATCGGCACATTGACCGATTTCGGCCCCATGCTGGCCAATCCCAAAACCGCCCTCCTCGGTGCGGCTGCCCAATTCGGCATCTTTACCACCTTGATCGGGGCACTGTTGCTCTCCGAATATGTTCCGGGTATCGATTTCAACCTCTTGGACGCAGCCTCCATCGGTATTATCGGTGGAGCTGACGGACCGACCGCCATCTTTCTCTCGAGCCAACTCTCGCCACGGCTGCTTGGGTCCATTGCCGTTGCCGCCTATTCCTACATGGCCCTGGTCCCCATCATTCAACCGCCGATCATGCGCCTTCTGACCACCACCGGCGAACGGCGTATCCGCATGAGTCAAATGCGCTACGTGGGCAAGGTTGAGAAAATTGTCTTTCCGCTGATCGTGCTTGCGCTCAGTATCTTTTTGCTGCCCTCTGCCGCTCCGCTCATCGGCATGTTCATGTTTGGTAATCTGATGCGTGAATGCGGGGTGGTGGATCGCCTTTCAAAAACAGCACAAAATGCACTGCTCAATATCGTGACCATATTTCTGGGATTGGGGGTCGGTGCGCAGATGACGGCAGAGAAGTTTCTCAATGCCTCGACCTTGGGCATCCTCTTTCTGGGTGTTATCGCCTTTTCCATCGGGACCGCTTCCGGCGTACTGATGGCGAAGCTGATGAACCTGCTCCCTGGCACAAAAATTAACCCCCTGATCGGGTCTGCGGGGGTCTCGGCCGTTCCCATGGCGGCACGGGTCAGCCATCGTTTGGGTATGGAGGCTGATCCGGAAAATATGCTGCTGATGCATGCCATGGGGCCCAATGTTGCCGGTGTTATCGGTTCGGCTGTTGCTGCAGGGGTGTTGCTGACCTTGAAAAACTTTGCCGGCTGA
- a CDS encoding biotin/lipoyl-containing protein, with product MNTISRYKVTVDGITYHVQVEDESGEVASVNRADELQGSKPHRQPIEVRTHLPGNIYEVLCAEGDRVKKGETVVILEAMKMESPIYATEDGVVKSVEVSKGQTVKAGQVLVVIA from the coding sequence ATGAATACAATTTCCCGTTATAAGGTCACCGTCGACGGTATAACCTACCATGTTCAAGTCGAAGACGAATCCGGAGAGGTTGCATCCGTCAATCGTGCCGACGAGCTGCAGGGAAGTAAACCGCACCGTCAGCCGATCGAGGTGCGCACCCATCTCCCCGGCAACATCTATGAAGTACTGTGCGCTGAAGGCGACCGGGTCAAAAAGGGGGAGACTGTCGTCATCCTTGAGGCAATGAAAATGGAATCCCCAATCTATGCCACAGAGGATGGGGTGGTCAAGTCGGTAGAGGTCAGCAAGGGGCAAACCGTTAAAGCCGGCCAGGTGTTGGTCGTTATTGCCTGA